Proteins found in one Chaetodon auriga isolate fChaAug3 chromosome 12, fChaAug3.hap1, whole genome shotgun sequence genomic segment:
- the per2 gene encoding period circadian protein homolog 2 isoform X5, translating to MSEDSDSKPYRFPVLEDEDEASGCRVSTSCSSMAQLHRMGGYSQGGPDLGLPSEGSDSSGQDPSGSPHNHRKSGRSRPHEEDVEMKSSGSSGSGTESHSNESHGNESHGNESHGHESTGSSNSNSKDSALLESSESNKSSNSHSPSPPSSSNAFSLLSSEQDNPSTSGCSSQESAKAKTQKEVIKTLKELKLHLPAEKRHNNKSTTLNTLKYALRCVKQVEANEEYYQLLMTNDSQPSGLDVSSYTIEEIDSITSEYTLKNNDIFAVAVSLNTGRIVYISDQAASILNCKRDVFKNTKFVEFLTPQDVSVFYSFTTPYRLPSWSMCTGAESSPSDCMQEKSFFCRISGGKECEGNLQYYPFRMTPYRMKVQDTVHAEDQFCCLLLAERVHSGYDAPRIPTDKRIFTTTHTPSCVFQDVDERAVPLLGYLPQDLIGTPVLLHLHPSDRQIMLTIHRKILQYAGQPFDHSSIRFCARNGEYIILDTSWSSFVNPWSRKVSFIIGRHKVRMGPVNEDVFVPPMSSVAETKSMDSDIQEVTEQIHRLLLQPVHSSGSSGYDSLSRNDHLLGVTSSSESLDNGVESKTRQTKEEVSSKARPRTFQEICKGIHLQKSQEQQMTKPDNKRSSGIGSVQKSPVVVRPKESAAPLNFRETGAAMEDSRSSFQEEMTINDQTVYSYQQISCLDSVVRYLETCNVPVTIKRKCQSSSNTTSSNSDDGKQKGSKSMQVSEEPALLKDQSGLSALDAQDKKSSDTATAVVGTSLPLPVPNKPESVVSITSQCSYSSTIVHVGDKKLQPESEIIEDIPGTGETVETGQNIGPPPPSAVSPPSQERESYKKLGLTKQVLAAHTQKEEQAFLYRFRELRGLTALKANCSQYLERQKEQITSDAAPPARSSKPGAEPTARRGTRIKKTKSKRAKQIESSDSTVSHQRQQHLRPPRLNQGLNPTSWSPSETSQSAFPMAYPSVMPGYPLQVYPRASSEAPRTDATLQNCRDSQGTQAPPCPSSIHPASYTAPMVTPIVALVLPNYVYPQMATGLPPQQAVYHAETGGFPTQVQPFCQAAFPGQVPFTAPPSFTVQTQFNAQNHFAPQATYVTPSFFFPPSSETPKAPMEVQSRSSTPQSGGGGGPASPPLFQSRCSSPLNLLELELSVDRQDSTALSSGGQGNNAAEREKGASGSQAKERELKQTSSRGDGNNSDINSSSSDMLDIILHEDSCSGTGSATSGSMGSGSNGCGTSASGTSNSGTSKSRTSGSGASASGTSGSGTGSNNSSNYFGSVDSSQNSQKVNGHLSSSEGRPMEMEQNEHFINDIQRVLEEDRKKLRLLQKSQPRFSEEQKKELMAVHPWIKRGGLPKAIDIKACSCCASASEAAAAAAAAAAAAQPDLEISNTDTGEVGCQQRPQEEPTNTVVISCHSPSPGPSSQTQQARQ from the exons ATGTCAGAAGATTCAGACTCCAAGCCCTATCGCTTTCCGGTCCTAGAGGATGAGGACGAAGCCTCGGGGTGCAGAGTGTCCACCTCGTGCAGCTCCATGGCACAGCTGCACCGGATGGGCGGCTACAGCCAAGGTGGGCCCGACCTAGGCCTCCCATCGGAGGGCAGCGACAGCAGCGGCCAGGACCCTTCCGGCTCACCGCACAACCATCGCAAGAGCGGCCGCTCCCGACCCCACGAGGAGGACGTGGAGATGAAGAGCAGCGGGTCCAGCGGGAGCGGAACCGAATCCCACAGCAACGAAAGCCACGGCAATGAGAGTCATGGCAACGAGAGCCACGGCCACGAGTCAACGGGCAGctccaacagcaacagcaaagaCTCGGCGCTGCTCGAGTCTTCTGAAAGCAACAAGAG ctcgAACTCCCACAGTCCGTCTCCTCCCAGCAGTTCAAATGCGTTCAGTCTGCTGAGCTCAGAGCAGGACAACCCATCAACCAGCGGCTGCAG TAGTCAGGAATCTGCCAAAGCCAAGACCCAGAAGGAGGTGATTAAAACTCTGAAAGAGCTGAAGCTTCATCTGCCCGCTGAGAAGAGACACAATAACAAATCCACCACGTTGAACACCCTCAAGTACGCGCTGCGTTGTGTCAAACAAGTTGAAG CCAATGAGGAGTATTACCAGCTGCTGATGACCAATGACAGCCAACCTTCAGGCCTGGATGTGTCCTCTTATACGATAGAGGAGATAGACAGCATTACATCTGAATACACCCTCAAAAACAAC GACATTTTTGCAGTAGCAGTTTCCCTCAACACAGGAAGGATAGTCTACATTTCTGATCAGGCCGCCTCCATCCTCAACTGCAAAAGAGATGTGTTCAAGAACACCAAGTTCGTGGAGTTCTTGACACCGCAGGATGTTAGCGTGTTCTACAGCTTCACAACGCCTTACCGCCTCCCCTCCTGGAGCATGTGCACTGGAGCAG AGTCATCCCCATCTGACTGCATGCAGGAGAAGTCCTTCTTTTGTCGTATCAG CGGTGGTAAGGAGTGTGAGGGCAATCTGCAGTACTATCCCTTCCGCATGACACCCTACCGGATGAAGGTCCAAGACACAGTCCATGCTGAGGACCAGTTCTGCTGCCTCCTGTTGGCTGAGAGAGTTCACTCTGGTTATGATG CGCCCAGAATTCCAACAGACAAACGCATCttcaccaccacacacactccaagctgtgtgtttcaggatgtgGATGAGAG GGCGGTTCCTCTCCTCGGGTACCTCCCCCAAGACCTGATTGGCACGCcggtcctcctccacctgcatcCCAGTGACCGGCAGATAATGTTGACCATTCACAGAAAGA TTCTTCAATACGCAGGGCAACCATTTGACCACTCATCCATCCGCTTCTGTGCACGAAATGGAGAATACATCATTCTTGACACCAGCTGGTCCAGTTTCGTCAACCCCTGGAGCCGCAAGGTCTCCTTCATTATCGGGAGACACAAAGTGCGCAT GGGCCCCGTGAATGAAGATGTCTTTGTGCCCCCGATGTCCTCTGTAGCTGAGACGAAGTCCATGGACTCTGACATCCAGGAGGTTACTGAGCAGATCCATCGgctcctgctgcag CCGGTCCATAGCAGTGGGTCCAGTGGCTACGACAGCCTGAGCAGAAACGACCACCTTCTGGGGGTCACCTCCTCCAGCGAGAGCCTTGACAACGGCGTCGAGAGCAAGACGCGACAAACGAAGGAGGAAGTGAGCAGCAAAGCCAGACCT CGAACTTTTCAGGAAATCTGTAAGGGGATTCACCTCCAGAAGAGCCAGGAGCAGCAGATGACCAAACCAGACAACAAGAGAAGCAGTGGCA TAGGGTCTGTACAGAAGAGCCCAGTGGTGGTGCGGCCCAAAGaatcagcagctcctctcaaCTTTAGGGAGACTGGGGCCGCTATGGAGGACAGTAGGTCCTCTTTCCAGGAGGAGATGACCATCAATGATCAGACTGTCTACTCCTACCAACAGATCAGCTGTCTGGACAGTGTTGTCAG GTACCTGGAGACCTGCAATGTTCCCGTCACCATCAAGAGGAAGTGCCAGTCTTCCTCTAACACCACTTCCTCTAACTCCGATGACGGCAAACAGAAAGGATCAAAGAGCATGCAGGTGTCTGAAG AACCAGCCTTATTGAAGGATCAATCTGGTCTCTCCGCTTTGGATGCTCAAGACAAAAAGTCCAGTGACACGGCCACAGCGGTAGTGGGCACTTCGCTGCCCCTACCCGTACCTAACAAACCAGAAAGTGTGGTGTCCATAACCAGCCAGTGTAGCTACAGTAGCACCATTGTGCATGTTGGAGACAAGAAACTTCAACCAGAGTCAG AGATCATAGAGGACATCCCGGGAACAGGAGAGACAGTAGAAACCGGTCAGAACATCGGgccgcctcctccctctgctgtttCACCTCCCAGTCAGGAGAGGGAGTCCTACAAGAAGCTGGGGTTGACTAAGCAGGTTTTGGCAGCTCATACGCAGAAGGAGGAGCAGGCCTTTCTGTATCGCTTCAGGGAGCTTCGCGGGCTCACAGCGCTCAAGGCAAACTGCTCCCAGTACCTGGAGCGCCAAAAAGAGCAGATCACCAGCGATG CTGCACCTCCTGCTCGATCCAGCAAGCCGGGCGCAGAGCCCACCGCGCGGCGGGGCACGCGCATTAAGAAGACAAAGTCAAAGCGAGCGAAGCAAATCGAGTCCTCGGACAGCACGGTGTCCCATCAAAGACAGCAACATCTGAGGCCTCCTCGTCTAAACCAAGGCCTTAACCCGACCTCTTGGTCTCCGTCTGAGACCTCGCAGTCAGCCTTTCCCATGGCCTACCCCTCCGTGATGCCAGGCTACCCCCTGCAGGTTTACCCCAGAGCCAGCTCCGAAGCTCCCCGCACAGATGCCACTCTACAAAACTGTAGGGACAGCCAGGGCACCCAGGCGCCTCCCTGCccgtcatccatccatcctgctTCCTACACCGCCCCCATGGTTACCCCCATTGTGGCTCTCGTGCTGCCCAACTATGTGTACCCTCAAATGGCCACTGGGCTGCCACCCCAACAGGCAGTGTACCACGCAGAGACTGGTGGCTTCCCCACCCAAGTGCAGCCTTTTTGTCAGGCTGCCTTTCCAGGCCAAGTGCCCTTCACGGCTCCACCTTCCTTCACTGTTCAGACCCAGTTCAACGCCCAGAACCACTTCGCTCCTCAAGCAACGTACGTGACTCCGTCGTTCTTCTTCCCCCCATCGTCGGAAACCCCAAAGGCCCCCATGGAGGTCCAGTCTCGCTCCTCTACTCCACAGTCTGGAGGAGGCGGAGGCCCGGCTTCCCCACCCCTTTTCCAGTCTCGCTGCAGCTCACCTCTCAACCTGCTGGAGCTAGAGCTGTCCGTGGACAGGCAGGACAGCACAGCGCTCTCCTCTGGAGGACAAGGGAACAATGCGGCTGAAAGGGAGAAAGGAGCAAGTGGCAGCCAGGCCAAGGAGAGGGAGCTGAAGCAG acaAGTTCACGCGGCGATGGGAACAACAGTGACATCAACTCTTCATCCAGCGACATGTTGGACATTATTCTCCACGAGGACTCCTGCTCAGGCACTGGCTCAGCCACCTCAGGGTCGATGGGCTCAGGGTCCAACGGCTGTGGGACTTCAGCCAGCGGGACGTCCAACAGCGGGACATCTAAGAGCAGGACGTCAGGCAGTGGGGCCTCGGCCAGCGGGACCTCCGGCAGTGGAACAG GAAGCAACAACAGTAGCAATTACTTTGGCAGCGTGGACTCGTCCCAGAACAGCCAGAAGGTCAACGGTCACTTGAGCAGCAGCGAGGGAAGGCCGATGGAGATGGAGCAGAACGAGCACTTCATCAA TGACATCCAGAGAGTGCTCgaagaggacagaaagaagcTGAGACTGCTCCAGAAAAGCCAGCCTCGCTtctcagaggagcagaagaaggagCTGATGGCGGTCCACCCCTGGATTAAGAGGGGAGGTCTGCCCAAGGCCATAGACATCAAG GCGTGCTCCTGCTGTGCCAGCGCCTCAGaggcagcagcggcggcggcggcggcagcagcagcagctcagccagaTCTGGAAATCAGTAACACAGATACAGGGGAGGTCGGCTGCCAGCAAAGGCCCCAAGAGGAGCCCACAAACACTGTTGTCATTTCCTGCCACAGCCCTTCACCTGGCCCCAGCTCGCAGACACAACAAGCAAGACAATAA
- the per2 gene encoding period circadian protein homolog 2 isoform X3, producing MSEDSDSKPYRFPVLEDEDEASGCRVSTSCSSMAQLHRMGGYSQGGPDLGLPSEGSDSSGQDPSGSPHNHRKSGRSRPHEEDVEMKSSGSSGSGTESHSNESHGNESHGNESHGHESTGSSNSNSKDSALLESSESNKSSNSHSPSPPSSSNAFSLLSSEQDNPSTSGCSSQESAKAKTQKEVIKTLKELKLHLPAEKRHNNKSTTLNTLKYALRCVKQVEANEEYYQLLMTNDSQPSGLDVSSYTIEEIDSITSEYTLKNNDIFAVAVSLNTGRIVYISDQAASILNCKRDVFKNTKFVEFLTPQDVSVFYSFTTPYRLPSWSMCTGAESSPSDCMQEKSFFCRISGGKECEGNLQYYPFRMTPYRMKVQDTVHAEDQFCCLLLAERVHSGYDAPRIPTDKRIFTTTHTPSCVFQDVDERAVPLLGYLPQDLIGTPVLLHLHPSDRQIMLTIHRKILQYAGQPFDHSSIRFCARNGEYIILDTSWSSFVNPWSRKVSFIIGRHKVRMGPVNEDVFVPPMSSVAETKSMDSDIQEVTEQIHRLLLQPVHSSGSSGYDSLSRNDHLLGVTSSSESLDNGVESKTRQTKEEVSSKARPRTFQEICKGIHLQKSQEQQMTKPDNKRSSGIGSVQKSPVVVRPKESAAPLNFRETGAAMEDSRSSFQEEMTINDQTVYSYQQISCLDSVVRYLETCNVPVTIKRKCQSSSNTTSSNSDDGKQKGSKSMQVSEEPALLKDQSGLSALDAQDKKSSDTATAVVGTSLPLPVPNKPESVVSITSQCSYSSTIVHVGDKKLQPESEIIEDIPGTGETVETGQNIGPPPPSAVSPPSQERESYKKLGLTKQVLAAHTQKEEQAFLYRFRELRGLTALKANCSQYLERQKEQITSDAAPPARSSKPGAEPTARRGTRIKKTKSKRAKQIESSDSTVSHQRQQHLRPPRLNQGLNPTSWSPSETSQSAFPMAYPSVMPGYPLQVYPRASSEAPRTDATLQNCRDSQGTQAPPCPSSIHPASYTAPMVTPIVALVLPNYVYPQMATGLPPQQAVYHAETGGFPTQVQPFCQAAFPGQVPFTAPPSFTVQTQFNAQNHFAPQATYVTPSFFFPPSSETPKAPMEVQSRSSTPQSGGGGGPASPPLFQSRCSSPLNLLELELSVDRQDSTALSSGGQGNNAAEREKGASGSQAKERELKQPSLSLLGPPGPLYYVGTSCVCERLSWDKVFSRLRACSKETSSRGDGNNSDINSSSSDMLDIILHEDSCSGTGSATSGSMGSGSNGCGTSASGTSNSGTSKSRTSGSGASASGTSGSGTGSNNSSNYFGSVDSSQNSQKVNGHLSSSEGRPMEMEQNEHFINDIQRVLEEDRKKLRLLQKSQPRFSEEQKKELMAVHPWIKRGGLPKAIDIKACSCCASASEAAAAAAAAAAAAQPDLEISNTDTGEVGCQQRPQEEPTNTVVISCHSPSPGPSSQTQQARQ from the exons ATGTCAGAAGATTCAGACTCCAAGCCCTATCGCTTTCCGGTCCTAGAGGATGAGGACGAAGCCTCGGGGTGCAGAGTGTCCACCTCGTGCAGCTCCATGGCACAGCTGCACCGGATGGGCGGCTACAGCCAAGGTGGGCCCGACCTAGGCCTCCCATCGGAGGGCAGCGACAGCAGCGGCCAGGACCCTTCCGGCTCACCGCACAACCATCGCAAGAGCGGCCGCTCCCGACCCCACGAGGAGGACGTGGAGATGAAGAGCAGCGGGTCCAGCGGGAGCGGAACCGAATCCCACAGCAACGAAAGCCACGGCAATGAGAGTCATGGCAACGAGAGCCACGGCCACGAGTCAACGGGCAGctccaacagcaacagcaaagaCTCGGCGCTGCTCGAGTCTTCTGAAAGCAACAAGAG ctcgAACTCCCACAGTCCGTCTCCTCCCAGCAGTTCAAATGCGTTCAGTCTGCTGAGCTCAGAGCAGGACAACCCATCAACCAGCGGCTGCAG TAGTCAGGAATCTGCCAAAGCCAAGACCCAGAAGGAGGTGATTAAAACTCTGAAAGAGCTGAAGCTTCATCTGCCCGCTGAGAAGAGACACAATAACAAATCCACCACGTTGAACACCCTCAAGTACGCGCTGCGTTGTGTCAAACAAGTTGAAG CCAATGAGGAGTATTACCAGCTGCTGATGACCAATGACAGCCAACCTTCAGGCCTGGATGTGTCCTCTTATACGATAGAGGAGATAGACAGCATTACATCTGAATACACCCTCAAAAACAAC GACATTTTTGCAGTAGCAGTTTCCCTCAACACAGGAAGGATAGTCTACATTTCTGATCAGGCCGCCTCCATCCTCAACTGCAAAAGAGATGTGTTCAAGAACACCAAGTTCGTGGAGTTCTTGACACCGCAGGATGTTAGCGTGTTCTACAGCTTCACAACGCCTTACCGCCTCCCCTCCTGGAGCATGTGCACTGGAGCAG AGTCATCCCCATCTGACTGCATGCAGGAGAAGTCCTTCTTTTGTCGTATCAG CGGTGGTAAGGAGTGTGAGGGCAATCTGCAGTACTATCCCTTCCGCATGACACCCTACCGGATGAAGGTCCAAGACACAGTCCATGCTGAGGACCAGTTCTGCTGCCTCCTGTTGGCTGAGAGAGTTCACTCTGGTTATGATG CGCCCAGAATTCCAACAGACAAACGCATCttcaccaccacacacactccaagctgtgtgtttcaggatgtgGATGAGAG GGCGGTTCCTCTCCTCGGGTACCTCCCCCAAGACCTGATTGGCACGCcggtcctcctccacctgcatcCCAGTGACCGGCAGATAATGTTGACCATTCACAGAAAGA TTCTTCAATACGCAGGGCAACCATTTGACCACTCATCCATCCGCTTCTGTGCACGAAATGGAGAATACATCATTCTTGACACCAGCTGGTCCAGTTTCGTCAACCCCTGGAGCCGCAAGGTCTCCTTCATTATCGGGAGACACAAAGTGCGCAT GGGCCCCGTGAATGAAGATGTCTTTGTGCCCCCGATGTCCTCTGTAGCTGAGACGAAGTCCATGGACTCTGACATCCAGGAGGTTACTGAGCAGATCCATCGgctcctgctgcag CCGGTCCATAGCAGTGGGTCCAGTGGCTACGACAGCCTGAGCAGAAACGACCACCTTCTGGGGGTCACCTCCTCCAGCGAGAGCCTTGACAACGGCGTCGAGAGCAAGACGCGACAAACGAAGGAGGAAGTGAGCAGCAAAGCCAGACCT CGAACTTTTCAGGAAATCTGTAAGGGGATTCACCTCCAGAAGAGCCAGGAGCAGCAGATGACCAAACCAGACAACAAGAGAAGCAGTGGCA TAGGGTCTGTACAGAAGAGCCCAGTGGTGGTGCGGCCCAAAGaatcagcagctcctctcaaCTTTAGGGAGACTGGGGCCGCTATGGAGGACAGTAGGTCCTCTTTCCAGGAGGAGATGACCATCAATGATCAGACTGTCTACTCCTACCAACAGATCAGCTGTCTGGACAGTGTTGTCAG GTACCTGGAGACCTGCAATGTTCCCGTCACCATCAAGAGGAAGTGCCAGTCTTCCTCTAACACCACTTCCTCTAACTCCGATGACGGCAAACAGAAAGGATCAAAGAGCATGCAGGTGTCTGAAG AACCAGCCTTATTGAAGGATCAATCTGGTCTCTCCGCTTTGGATGCTCAAGACAAAAAGTCCAGTGACACGGCCACAGCGGTAGTGGGCACTTCGCTGCCCCTACCCGTACCTAACAAACCAGAAAGTGTGGTGTCCATAACCAGCCAGTGTAGCTACAGTAGCACCATTGTGCATGTTGGAGACAAGAAACTTCAACCAGAGTCAG AGATCATAGAGGACATCCCGGGAACAGGAGAGACAGTAGAAACCGGTCAGAACATCGGgccgcctcctccctctgctgtttCACCTCCCAGTCAGGAGAGGGAGTCCTACAAGAAGCTGGGGTTGACTAAGCAGGTTTTGGCAGCTCATACGCAGAAGGAGGAGCAGGCCTTTCTGTATCGCTTCAGGGAGCTTCGCGGGCTCACAGCGCTCAAGGCAAACTGCTCCCAGTACCTGGAGCGCCAAAAAGAGCAGATCACCAGCGATG CTGCACCTCCTGCTCGATCCAGCAAGCCGGGCGCAGAGCCCACCGCGCGGCGGGGCACGCGCATTAAGAAGACAAAGTCAAAGCGAGCGAAGCAAATCGAGTCCTCGGACAGCACGGTGTCCCATCAAAGACAGCAACATCTGAGGCCTCCTCGTCTAAACCAAGGCCTTAACCCGACCTCTTGGTCTCCGTCTGAGACCTCGCAGTCAGCCTTTCCCATGGCCTACCCCTCCGTGATGCCAGGCTACCCCCTGCAGGTTTACCCCAGAGCCAGCTCCGAAGCTCCCCGCACAGATGCCACTCTACAAAACTGTAGGGACAGCCAGGGCACCCAGGCGCCTCCCTGCccgtcatccatccatcctgctTCCTACACCGCCCCCATGGTTACCCCCATTGTGGCTCTCGTGCTGCCCAACTATGTGTACCCTCAAATGGCCACTGGGCTGCCACCCCAACAGGCAGTGTACCACGCAGAGACTGGTGGCTTCCCCACCCAAGTGCAGCCTTTTTGTCAGGCTGCCTTTCCAGGCCAAGTGCCCTTCACGGCTCCACCTTCCTTCACTGTTCAGACCCAGTTCAACGCCCAGAACCACTTCGCTCCTCAAGCAACGTACGTGACTCCGTCGTTCTTCTTCCCCCCATCGTCGGAAACCCCAAAGGCCCCCATGGAGGTCCAGTCTCGCTCCTCTACTCCACAGTCTGGAGGAGGCGGAGGCCCGGCTTCCCCACCCCTTTTCCAGTCTCGCTGCAGCTCACCTCTCAACCTGCTGGAGCTAGAGCTGTCCGTGGACAGGCAGGACAGCACAGCGCTCTCCTCTGGAGGACAAGGGAACAATGCGGCTGAAAGGGAGAAAGGAGCAAGTGGCAGCCAGGCCAAGGAGAGGGAGCTGAAGCAG CCATCTCTCAGTCTCCTTGGTCCACCTGGACCCTTGTATTACGTGGGCACGTCCTGTGTCTGTGAGCGTTTGTCTTGGGATAAAGTGTTCTCTAGGCTGAGGGCTTGCAGCAAAGAG acaAGTTCACGCGGCGATGGGAACAACAGTGACATCAACTCTTCATCCAGCGACATGTTGGACATTATTCTCCACGAGGACTCCTGCTCAGGCACTGGCTCAGCCACCTCAGGGTCGATGGGCTCAGGGTCCAACGGCTGTGGGACTTCAGCCAGCGGGACGTCCAACAGCGGGACATCTAAGAGCAGGACGTCAGGCAGTGGGGCCTCGGCCAGCGGGACCTCCGGCAGTGGAACAG GAAGCAACAACAGTAGCAATTACTTTGGCAGCGTGGACTCGTCCCAGAACAGCCAGAAGGTCAACGGTCACTTGAGCAGCAGCGAGGGAAGGCCGATGGAGATGGAGCAGAACGAGCACTTCATCAA TGACATCCAGAGAGTGCTCgaagaggacagaaagaagcTGAGACTGCTCCAGAAAAGCCAGCCTCGCTtctcagaggagcagaagaaggagCTGATGGCGGTCCACCCCTGGATTAAGAGGGGAGGTCTGCCCAAGGCCATAGACATCAAG GCGTGCTCCTGCTGTGCCAGCGCCTCAGaggcagcagcggcggcggcggcggcagcagcagcagctcagccagaTCTGGAAATCAGTAACACAGATACAGGGGAGGTCGGCTGCCAGCAAAGGCCCCAAGAGGAGCCCACAAACACTGTTGTCATTTCCTGCCACAGCCCTTCACCTGGCCCCAGCTCGCAGACACAACAAGCAAGACAATAA